In Physeter macrocephalus isolate SW-GA chromosome 2, ASM283717v5, whole genome shotgun sequence, a single window of DNA contains:
- the DBI gene encoding acyl-CoA-binding protein isoform X1 gives MSQAEFEKAAEEVKHLKTKPADDEMLFIYSRYKQATVGDINTERPGMLDLKGKAKWDAWNELKGTSREDAMKAYVDKVEELKKKYGM, from the exons ATGTCTCAG GCTGAGTTTGAGAAAGCTGCTGAGGAAGTTAAGCACCTCAAGACCAAGCCAGCAGATGATGAGATGCTGTTCATCTACAGCCGCTACAAACAAGCAACTGTGGGTGACATAAATACAG AACGGCCTGGAATGTTGGACCTCAAAGGCAAGGCCAAGTGGGATGCCTGGAATGAGCTGAAAG GGACTTCGAGGGAAGATGCCATGAAAGCTTATGTCGACAaagtagaagaactaaagaaaaaatatggaatgTAA
- the DBI gene encoding acyl-CoA-binding protein isoform X2 produces MLFIYSRYKQATVGDINTERPGMLDLKGKAKWDAWNELKGTSREDAMKAYVDKVEELKKKYGM; encoded by the exons ATGCTGTTCATCTACAGCCGCTACAAACAAGCAACTGTGGGTGACATAAATACAG AACGGCCTGGAATGTTGGACCTCAAAGGCAAGGCCAAGTGGGATGCCTGGAATGAGCTGAAAG GGACTTCGAGGGAAGATGCCATGAAAGCTTATGTCGACAaagtagaagaactaaagaaaaaatatggaatgTAA